CTTCATCGGTGCTCCCTGAGCAGGCTGACAGGAACAGCGCTGTCGCCAGGAGCAGACCAGCGCTACCCAGACGAAGGAGTCCGGATGTTGGCAGTATGGACGTACAACGGATCATGCACATAAAAAAGCGGGGTGGATCAATTTGATCCACCCCGCCTTTCGATTCTTCTGTGACGGTGTGTTACAGGCTCACGGCAATGGTGAACATGGACACGTTGTCAAAGAAATCCGTTGAACGCAGAGCATAATCAATCTGGACGTTCGTTCCACCCATCGGCAGATCCACACCGGCACCGAAGTTGGTACCGTTGAAGAACGACAGGTCGGAGTCGCTGACCAGGTCAACGCCACCACGCAGGTAGAGAACGTCGAACAGACCGAGCTCGATACCGCCGCTGTACTGGTCCTGATCGAACGAGTTGGAGCGGAAGTTTCCGAGAACCGTCAGAACGGCGCCATCGCTGACTTCGCGGGCATAGGATACGCCCACATTCAGCAACGACGGCAGTTCAACGCCTTCAGCATCAATGATGAGCGCGTTGTTGTTCGCATTCGGCGGCTGATCCGTCAACTTGACAGAACGCGTGAGACCGACACCCGAGTACCGGATGGAAGAACCGATGTTCTTCAGGGCAACGCCGAGGCGAAGTCCCGTCTCACCGACGACATAGGTCATACCGGCATCGAAAGCGACAGCCGTGGCGGCTACGTCATCCATGTTCTCGTTGATGACCTTCATCGTGATTCCCGCCGAAATACGATCCGTGAACACACGTGCATACGTCACACCAGCGGTGATGAACGATGCGTCATACGTCACAGACGTGATTTCCGGCTGGATTTCCGTCTGAAGAGGAATGTCTCCAAAGTCCCACGAGGAGACCATGAAGGCCAGGTTGTTGTTGCCGAAGTTCTGCGCAACACCGAAGTAGTTGACGCCGATGTCGGCGACATACTCCATGCGGCTGAACAGTGCTGCCGTACCCGTGTTCAGGGCAAGGCCGGCCGGGTTGGCATAAAGGGCCTCAAGGCCGTTCATACCGGTGATTCCACTGGTGAGTGAAGCGCCCAGTGAGGCGCTGCGTGCTGTCATCGGTACAAGAAGCTGCGTTGCGCCAGCGGTACCGCGGCGCTTGTCATCTCCTGCATTCGCGTCCAGCGCGCTCATGCCGATCATTGCGACGATCAGCAGTGCGTTCAGAAAGATTCTGGACATATTGGTCATTTCAGTTGTCCTCCTAGTAGTCTCTATTGCGGTGTAAGAAGTGCATTGAGAGGCCGCTGTGAGGCGGGCGAACCCGCCTCACAGGACCCGTTCAACTAGAAGTTGTTGAGTTGGACACGCTTCTTGACGACGCCAAACTTGAGCACTTTCTCACCGAGGTCCGTATCGACGTGGATGATATACATACCACTCGCGATAGGCAGACCTTCATCGGTGGTCAGGTCCCAAGGGAACATGTTGGCTGGGCTGTTCTTCTCGAGCACCTTGATCAGCGTACCGTTCAGCGTGAAGACGCGGATGGTAGCCGTGTTAGGCATGTTCGTGAAGCGCACCTGGTCAACAAGCTGGCTGACTTCGTAAGCCGATGCACCTTTGTAGGGGTTCGGTACGATTCCGATGTTGTCCAGTGCTGCCGTGGCTTCCTCGGTGGTTTTGGCGCGAGCGCCGAGACCGTCCGTGGAGAACGTGAAGGCGTCACCGGGCTGGTTCGGCTTCGTCGTGGCTACACGGAAGACGGTTCCGCCCTCCGGCATGTCCGCATCGTAGACCTGGCCAGCTACGTCGCCGCCGTTCCAGTTCACGAACACCATGCGTGCAAACGTCTCCCGGCTGTGATTGTATGGATCACAGGAGCCGTTGTCCGGATAGCAGGTATCGATCAGCGTCTGCAACCATTCGTTGTGTCCGGATTCTCCCGGCGTCATGGATGGCGGCAGGTACCAATAGCTCCAGTCCGTCTGAGGATCGTTGTTGCCACCGGAAACGGGGTGATCGTCATGGTCGATTCCCCAACCATCGCCTACCCAGTCAATACCTGCGAGGACCATGCGGACGTCGTCCGAAGGATCATTCGGCGTGCCGATACCCGTGCGCCATACCTCGAATGGTACACGCAGCAGTGAATGACCGTCAAAGATGTTGAAGCGATCATAGGCATAGCACCCATCGACTGTCGGGTTCGTTACCAGAACTTCACCCGCGTCCTGTCCGGCGCGCCACGCGTTGTAGCACTCCTGCGTCAGTCGGACTTCGAAGTCATGAGGAACCACGTCATCCCAGCCATTACGCATGGCACGGCTCACGAACGTAGGATACGTGGCACTGTGGCCAGCGGAGCTGCTGCGGCCCGTGTGGAGTCCCCACGCAGAACCATTGACCTGCTGGCGCGACGTCGGG
This genomic stretch from Rhodothermales bacterium harbors:
- a CDS encoding PorV/PorQ family protein, which codes for MSRIFLNALLIVAMIGMSALDANAGDDKRRGTAGATQLLVPMTARSASLGASLTSGITGMNGLEALYANPAGLALNTGTAALFSRMEYVADIGVNYFGVAQNFGNNNLAFMVSSWDFGDIPLQTEIQPEITSVTYDASFITAGVTYARVFTDRISAGITMKVINENMDDVAATAVAFDAGMTYVVGETGLRLGVALKNIGSSIRYSGVGLTRSVKLTDQPPNANNNALIIDAEGVELPSLLNVGVSYAREVSDGAVLTVLGNFRSNSFDQDQYSGGIELGLFDVLYLRGGVDLVSDSDLSFFNGTNFGAGVDLPMGGTNVQIDYALRSTDFFDNVSMFTIAVSL